Proteins from one Cryptomeria japonica chromosome 4, Sugi_1.0, whole genome shotgun sequence genomic window:
- the LOC131078067 gene encoding UPF0496 protein At4g34330-like, whose amino-acid sequence MGSDMSKANSGKTGQDSDFVKDYKKASKKYPDVKNIEHKLEAGIERIIDAVENGGAENSVSLDSLKVVTSWLAEKDEHLKNLILKNKKIFGEIRNCSSWITYISNSMQSLPNSKMSSTIFPTCNAQYTKCKEFFNLLKFVRQQHEEIVEKVKGQKKKLDRKFKRIRVWRKISNVIFASAFATVVIFSVLAVMAVPPIVLVVAAIPLIPIAPTGNLINSRLTKYENTINSESNLWRALGAESN is encoded by the exons ATGGGAAGCGATATGAGCAAGGCGAATTCTGGGAAAACTGGGCAAGATTCTGATTTTGTAAAAGATTATAAAAAGGCCTCCAAAAAGTATCCAGACGTGAAGAATATCGAGCACAAACTTGAAGCTGGCATAGAGCGAATTATCGACGCGGTTGAAAATGGCGGTGCAGAGAACAGCGTGTCTCTGGATTCCTTAAAGGTGGTCACCTCCTGGTTGGCTGAAAAAGATGAGCACCTCAAAAATCTCATACTGAAAAACAAGAAGATATTTGGAGAGATAAGAAATTGCTCGAGCTGGATAACCTATATTTCGAACTCAATGCAGTCACTTCCAAATTCTAAAATGAGCTCAACAATTTTCCC GACCTGCAACGCGCAGTACACCAAGTGTAAGGAATTTTTCAATCTGTTGAAGTTTGTGCGCCAACAGCACGAAGAGATTGTGGAGAAAGTCAAAGGGCAAAAAAAGAAACTTGATAGAAAGTTCAAGCGCATTAGGGTGTGGCGGAAGATTTCTAATGTTATATTTGCCTCAGCTTTTGCGACTGTGGTTATTTTTTCTGTATTAGCGGTCATGGCGGTGCCGCCTATTGTGCTGGTCGTGGCCGCCATCCCACTGATTCCCATTGCACCTACGGGAAACTTGATCAACTCTCGGTTGACAAAATACGAGAATACGATCAATTCGGAAAGTAACCTATGGAGGGCTTTGGGAGCTGAATCAAATTAG